The following are from one region of the Falco biarmicus isolate bFalBia1 chromosome 1, bFalBia1.pri, whole genome shotgun sequence genome:
- the LOC130159511 gene encoding uncharacterized protein LOC130159511, whose amino-acid sequence MMTDIVSNWKLEQFVLQKCLPPIWSPGAFQGPDAYQQLCQQWESWSEENKKPKPTNKCKKRAALQGLLMVGRELSKLLKEALENVQTLELAKGELKMQVDNLRAEVQGLCGDSLRSAVEITRLESKLGYEKLKTEELEKEVGKWIGETHDAQSAVRAVLQDVQRDRGTGPDHKVCHAKIQELQAELGVSRGIVAAIQGKRSRFGNSEGEDSLDPHPPHYDYEDDVWGTSGPTRPSPYAPLREEMCQLQGGEVEASKTKKVPHDEPASHGPLQAIDTNRTVLWFTPEQLKTVGKMLGPLTKETAVNWLSRAQRLPRCQNGNLVSDLIDIVRKCMKPDDFAALPGDVQMGNVQDIRDVQLAVLKVFFPEVNPLVLFHQEKQNPEERPDAYINRKKMLYQMAGLPGSKESPLDFDRPEFKEPLVVGLTPPLRVIAGGDAARKPLMELEQILTQNFELQKQAFPGYMLGGKKGKTSATSFQNAGVRKMQGDNRKDPDGKGCSGKENQQGLRFQKSNPWRAELRKRLIKYEKQEDIDGLPDAELFRKLALHEAKKHSSSNPIDPGSKAQQ is encoded by the coding sequence ATGATGACCGATATTGTTAGCAATTGGaagctggagcagtttgtgctCCAGAAATGTCTCCCTCCAATTTGGTCCCCAGGGGCCTTCCAGGGCCCAGATGCGTaccagcagctgtgccagcagtggGAGAGCTGGTCGGAGGAGaacaaaaagcccaaacccacaaacaagTGCAAGAAGCGGGCGGCTTTGCAGGGTTTGTTGATGGTGGGCAGGGAGTTGTCTAAATTACTGAAGGAGGCTCTTGAGAATGTGCAGACGTTGGAGCTGGCTAAGGGTGAGCTGAAAATGCAGGTGGACAACCTGCGGGCAGAGGTGCAGGGGTTGTGTGGGGACTCTTTGCGGAGCGCAGTGGAGATTACCCGGCTGGAGAGCAAGCTGGGCtatgagaagctgaaaacagaGGAGTTGGAGAAAGAGGTTGGCAAGTGGATTGGGGAGACCCACGATGCGCAGAGCGCGGTGCGGGCAGTCCTGCAGGACGTCCAGCGGGACCGGGGCACTGGCCCTGATCACAAGGTCTGCCACGCCAAGattcaggagctgcaggcagagctgggggtgtCCAGGGGTATCGTGGCTGCCATCCAAGGCAAGAGGAGCCGGTTCGGGAACAGTGAGGGGGAGGATTCCCTGGACCCGCACCCGCCCCACTATGACTATGAGGACGATGTGTGGGGTACGAGTGGCCCCACCAGGCCATCCCCCTATGCTCCTCTGCGGGAGGAAATGTGCCAGCTGCaaggaggggaggtggaggcTTCCAAAACTAAAAAGGTCCCCCATGATGAGCCAGCTAGCCACGGCCCGCTCCAGGCCATAGACACCAACAGGACCGTGCTCTGGTTTACCCCTGAGCAGCTCAAGACGGTGGGGAAGATGCTGGGGCCATTAACGAAAGAGACAGCTGTCAACTGGCTCTCCAGGGCCCAGCGGCTGCCCAGGTGCCAGAATGGCAACTTGGTGAGCGACCTGATAGACATAGTAAGAAAGTGCATGAAACCAGATGATTTTGCAGCACTGCCGGGGGACGTGCAGATGGGCAATGTCCAGGACATCAGGGATGTTCAGTTGGCTGTGCTGAAGGTGTTCTTCCCGGAGGTTAACCCCTTAGTGCTCTTCCACCAGGAGAAGCAAAACCCCGAGGAGCGGCCAGATGCCTACATTAACCGTAAGAAGATGCTCTACCAGAtggctgggctgcctggctcAAAGGAGTCCCCCCTTGATTTTGACAGGCCTGAATTCAAGGAGCCACTGGTGGTGGGGTTGACCCCCCCATTGCGGGTGATTGCTGGTGGGGATGCGGCCAGAAAGCCGCTGATGGAGCTGGAGCAGATCCTGACCCAGAATTTTGAGCTGCAAAAGCAGGCATTCCCGGGGTACATGCtgggggggaagaaagggaaaacctCGGCCACATCCTTCCAAAATGCAGGGGTGAGAAAAATGCAAGGGGACAACCGAAAAGATCCTGATGGCAAGGGCTGTTCTGGGAAGGAGAACCAGCAGGGGCTGCGGTTTCAGAAATCCAACCCTTGGCGGGCTGAGCTGAGGAAGCGTTTGATAAAATATGAGAAGCAGGAGGATATTGATGGCTTGCCGGATGCGGAGCTCTTCCGCAAACTGGCCCTGCACGAGGccaaaaagcacagcagctcAAACCCCATTGACCCAGGGTCTAAGGCCCAGCAATAG
- the LOC130159508 gene encoding uncharacterized protein LOC130159508, which translates to MEGDCDQREWRTSWHHQPCLHCGENAFKFVVAGFVLLSGMCIALSTQSAQPTHQHLRQRVSHPHLEGHLDTWATAKPRVRRYTKIGTDWPWSQAHIKYTGSMGLNSNKGLNLSTVVMHGTEVYLENEWSWDSTNKLPQLLGKVGQEIKVGCRVINGSTHQRVTQISVTELKTKKSQKKNCIAEKLDCWCNFTLVQPVFVVCLWAHNSVGLSFKFKISMMTHSFAAVKISKCHFLAWHAAQYAEVGNQVKLEIKYSQESITDPKQIDGTTMTVAAPNSHKWVVPVNCLRKSKTLNASELGAEASWYNQDYGHCPHRVINLQVWCQGNLSVEMSPELGGKWWIGGPEGFKKELTIVAVLRPFVSKIGPYVVKQNHIQELLTGPVRSLKKVVLSLSTVNISSVRPHCTPFLSTLHAGWLAWLHSRSIQVTRARRDLLATALGGGGAGLGVLNSMNVEVLANKLEAVTSGVQGLLSPLNSSLANLGMGQWLVSEVLPTWEQISEKDHQMLLRALGIEQNNISLALSCIQAQMWVQSVVAGILRNGDNGVLPTEIRKIVWDAATEKERQLQAWWRLVNFTHDQVLNAVIAHVLTVAEAHIEKVYPIVALGVNTNGSVVYPLDHRMWARVSDGKWQSVDLEACILERGLGFICEDDALKASDVCFDTKEGVCHFEINPQSSNQTVLVYVGKGCVCFRTMCKYVQINEAYNQTVFNDSNMCACNVAVIRGCDFVYKPPVFTSQLLIRNYTLYRSITPTPIGMDLSLVKEMLEHVTLQQLLENAKAEAKKILITVHHDGNVIKQVMERIKRVGEHHWWEVFFGWSPTATGIFNTLLHPVVVLLLIQICVCFAMVVTCYWLRQVKLCIDNQVKDLGLAKRLLP; encoded by the coding sequence atggaaggcGATTGTGACCAGCGGGAATGGCGCACTTCGTGGCATCACCAGCCCTGTTTGCACTGCGGggaaaatgctttcaaatttgTGGTTGCaggatttgttttgctttctggtaTGTGCATAGCGCTGAGCACCCAAAGTGCCCAACCCACACACCAGCACCTCAGACAAAGAGTCAGTCATCCCCACTTAGAAGGGCACCTTGACACTTGGGCCACAGCAAAGCCCAGGGTTAGGAGGTACACAAAAATTGGGACTGATTGGCCCTGGTCTCAAGCTCACATAAAATATACAGGCAGCATGGGATTAAATTCTAACAAGGGTTTAAATTTATCGACGGTGGTTATGCATGGGACGGAGGTGTACTTGGAAAATGAGTGGAGCTGGGATAGCACAAACAAacttccacagctgctggggaaggtgggACAAGAAATAAAGGTAGGGTGCAGGGTGATTAATGGATCCACTCACCAGCGAGTAACTCAAATCTCTGTAACCGAATTAAAAACTAAGaagagtcagaaaaaaaactgtATTGCGGAAAAATTGGATTGTTGGTGCAATTTTACTTTGGTCCAGCCAGTCTTTGTGGTCTGCCTCTGGGCACACAACAGCGTGGGCCTGTCCTTTAAATTCAAGATTAGCATGATGACACATTCCTTTGCTGCCGTTAAAATCTCAAAGTGCCATTTTTTGGCCTGGCATGCAGCCCAATATGCTGAAGTTGGCAACCAGGTGAAATTGGAAATTAAATACTCCCAGGAAAGTATAACCGATCCAAAGCAAATCGATGGCACCACCATGACTGTTGCTGCCCCTAACAGCCACAAGTGGGTTGTGCCAGTAAACTGCCTCCGCAAGAGCAAAACGCTTAATGCATCTGAATTGGGTGCGGAGGCTTCATGGTATAATCAGGATTATGGGCACTGTCCACACCGGGTCATAAACCTCCAGGTGTGGTGCCAAGGAAACCTGAGCGTAGAAATGTCccctgagcttggaggaaaaTGGTGGATAGGAGGCCctgaaggatttaaaaaagaGTTGACCATCGTTGCTGTCTTGCGcccttttgtttccaaaatagGCCCTTATGTAGTCAAGCAAAATCACATCCAAGAGCTGTTGACCGGGCCTGTCCGGTCACTGAAAAAAGTGGTGCTGTCTCTGTCCACCGTTAATATTTCATCTGTCAGACCGCACTGTACCCCCTTCCTATCCACCCTccatgctggctggctggcatgGCTCCACAGCCGCTCCATCCAGGTGACCCGGGCCAGGagggacctgctggccacggcactgggaggaggaggtgccGGACTGGGAGTCCTCAACAGTATGAATGTTGAGGTCTTGGCCAACAAGTTGGAGGCTGTCACCTCAGGCGTGCAGGGCCTCCTCAGTCCCCTGAATTCATCCCTGGCCAACCTTGGGATGGGGCAGTGGCTTGTGTCAGAGGTGTTGCCCACCTGGGAACAAATAAGTGAGAAAGACCACCAGATGCTGTTGCGAGCACTGGGCATCGAACAAAATAACATCTCCCTTGCTCTTAGTTGCATCCAGGCCCAGATGTGGGTGCAGAGTGTCGTTGCAGGTATCCTGAGAAATGGTGACAACGGCGTCCTCCCCACTGAGATCCGAAAGATTGTGTGGGACGCGGCCACTGAGAAGGAGCGGCAGCTTCAAGCCTGGTGGAGGCTCGTCAACTTCACCCACGATCAGGTCCTCAATGCAGTCATCGCCCATGTCCTGACTGTGGCAGAGGCTCACATCGAAAAGGTCTACCCCATCGTGGCCCTGGGGGTTAACACAAATGGGTCCGTGGTCTACCCTCTGGACCACCGCATGTGGGCGAGGGTGTCTGATGGGAAGTGGCAATCGGTAGATTTGGAAGCCTGCATTTTGGAAAGAGGGCTAGGATTCATTTGTGAAGATGATGCCCTTAAGGCGAGTGATGTTTGCTTTGACACCAAAGAAGGGGTCTGTCACTTTGAGATCAATCCCCAGAGCAGTAATCAAACCGTGTTGGTGTACGTAGGGAAAGGGTGCGTGTGCTTTAGAACGATGTGTAAATACGTGCAAATTAATGAAGCTTATAATCAGACCGTGTTTAATGACTCAAATATGTGCGCTTGCAATGTAGCTGTTATTAGAGGTTGTGATTTTGTGTATAAGCCGCCTGTGTTTACTAGCCAATTGCTCATTAGAAACTATACCTTGTATCGTAGTATAACCCCGACCCCCATAGGTATGGATTTGTCACTTGTAAAAGAAATGTTAGAGCATGTGACTTTACAGCAGCTGTTAGAAAATGCTAAGGCAGAAGCTAAAAAGATCCTAATAACTGTACATCATGATGGTAATGTTATAAAACAGGTAATGGAACGAATTAAGAGGGTGGGAGAACACCACTGGTGGGAAGTTTTCTTTGGCTGGTCGCCCACGGCCACCGGCATCTTCAACACGCTGCTGCACCCCGTTGTAGTTCTACTGCTAATACAAATCTGTGTGTGCTTTGCCATGGTAGTGACTTGTTACTGGTTGAGGCAGGTGAAGCTCTGCATTGACAACCAGGTGAAAGACCTGGGGTTGGCCAAGcgcctcctaccatag